In Meleagris gallopavo isolate NT-WF06-2002-E0010 breed Aviagen turkey brand Nicholas breeding stock chromosome 22 unlocalized genomic scaffold, Turkey_5.1 Chr22_random_7180001954647, whole genome shotgun sequence, the DNA window TTTGCAGAATACACTGTACTCGTTgtcatgtcctatgaccgctacgttgccatctgcaagcccctgcactacgggaccttgatggacagcagagcttgtgccaccatggcagcagctgcctgggccactggggCTCTCaatgctctgctgcacactgccagtACATTCTCAATGCCTCTGtgccaaggcaatgctgtggatcagttcttctgtgaaatccctcagatcctcaagctctcTTGCTCAGAATCAGACTACCTCCGGGAAATTGGATTTATTATAGTTAGTGTTCTTGCCGTACTTGGGTGTTTTAtattcattgttgtgtcctatgtgcagatcttcagggctgtgctgaggatgccctctgagcagggccggcacaaagccttctctacttgcctccctcacctggctgtgGTCTCCCTCTTTGTCACCACTGCCTTTTTTGCTAATCTGAAGCCCCattccttctcctccccctctctggacctggtggtgtcatttctgtactcggTGGTGCCTCCGACACTGAACCCCATTATCTACAGCATAAGGAACCAGGAGCTcagggatgcagtgaggaaaattaTGTCATGGTCACATTTCAGCAGGCATAAACTTCTCACCTGTCTCTACAAATGACTCCCACTCTGTCCCATAACACACCTAT includes these proteins:
- the LOC104915535 gene encoding olfactory receptor 14J1-like is translated as MSYDRYVAICKPLHYGTLMDSRACATMAAAAWATGALNALLHTASTFSMPLCQGNAVDQFFCEIPQILKLSCSESDYLREIGFIIVSVLAVLGCFIFIVVSYVQIFRAVLRMPSEQGRHKAFSTCLPHLAVVSLFVTTAFFANLKPHSFSSPSLDLVVSFLYSVVPPTLNPIIYSIRNQELRDAVRKIMSWSHFSRHKLLTCLYK